The following are encoded in a window of Bos indicus isolate NIAB-ARS_2022 breed Sahiwal x Tharparkar chromosome 7, NIAB-ARS_B.indTharparkar_mat_pri_1.0, whole genome shotgun sequence genomic DNA:
- the LOC109561030 gene encoding olfactory receptor 2AK2-like: MKTGNQSVKTDFILLGLFQYGPVDTVLFVVIAILFSVALMGNIILILLIQLDTRLHTPMYFLLSQLSFIDMMYISTTVPKMATNFLSNSKTITFLGCEIQAFVFSVLGGTEALLLGVMSYDRYAAICHPLRYPVLMSKKICWFMITCAWTSCSINSLIHTLYAFQLPFCRSRLINHFFCEVPSMLPLVCQDTSQYEHTILLSGLIILLLPFMAILASYACVLTVVFQMSSGKGQTKAVSTCSSHLTVASLFYVTTLSTYTRPHSLHSLEEDKIVAVFYTIITPLLNPFIYSLRNKEVIRALRRVCVQKI; the protein is encoded by the coding sequence atgaaaacaggaaatcaaaGCGTCAAAACAGATTTTATACTTCttggtcttttccaatatggccCAGTGGACACCGTTCTCTTTGTTGTCATTGCAATCCTGTTTTCTGTCGCTCTGATGGGGAATATCATACTGATTCTTCTCATTCAACTGGACACCAGACTCCACACTCCAATGTACTTCCTACTCAGTCAACTCTCTTTCATTGACATGATGTACATCTCTACCACTGTGCCCAAAATGGCAACTAACTTTCTGTCCAATAGTAAGACCATTACATTTTTAGGTTGCGAAATTCAAGCATTTGTGTTCTCGGTCCTTGGTGGAACTGAAGCTCTTCTTcttggtgtcatgtcttatgatCGCTATGCAGCCATCTGTCACCCTTTACGTTACCCTGTACTCATGAGCAAGAAGATCTGTTGGTTCATGATCACATGTGCATGGACCAGTTGTTCCATCAACTCTTTAATACATACACTGTATGCATTTCAACTCCCCTTCTGTAGATCTCGACTTATTaatcactttttctgtgaagttccatccatgttgccgtTAGTGTGTCAGGACACTTCTCAGTATGAACATACAATACTCCTGAGTGGACTTATTATTCTGTTGTTACCTTTCATGGCCATTTTAGCTTCCTATGCCTGTGTACTTACTGTGGTATTCCAGATGAGTTCAGGAAAAGGGCAGACAAAAGCTGTCTCCACTTGTTCCTCTCACCTGACTGTGGCAAGCCTGTTCTATGTAACCACTCTCTCCACCTATACAAGGCCACACTCCTTGcattccctggaagaggacaagATCGTAGCTGTGTTTTATACCATTATTACACCTCTTCTGAACCCATTTatctacagcctgaggaataAAGAAGTTATAAGGGCCTTGAGGAGAGTCTGTGTGCAGAAAATATGA